One part of the Saprospiraceae bacterium genome encodes these proteins:
- a CDS encoding zinc-binding dehydrogenase produces the protein MKAIQFRSKDEMLLIQDAQMPELKEGYDIVEVSHASINHRDLWISKGKYAKIKFPIIPGSDFCGYLNGTRILVNPGFFWGNNNAVQSDDFQILGLPQNGCFATFVSVPEEYIYKVPEHLSDAEASALPLAGITAYRALFSKCKPVAGETILIHGIGGGVALHVLQFAVVFGLKVFVTSSDDHKIEKAIQLGAIHGVNYLHSDWDVELLKESGGFDIIIDSAAGISFQKLLNLCNGGARICIYGGTQGIIDGLSPQKIFWKQLSIFGSTMGTQNEFKEMLEFVEANKLVSIIDSISAFTEFETVFKKMESGNQFGKLVLKIKE, from the coding sequence ATGAAAGCAATACAATTTAGAAGTAAGGATGAAATGTTATTAATTCAGGATGCCCAAATGCCTGAATTAAAGGAAGGTTATGATATTGTAGAAGTTTCACATGCTTCGATTAATCATAGAGATCTTTGGATATCTAAAGGAAAATACGCAAAAATTAAATTTCCTATAATCCCTGGCTCCGATTTTTGCGGATACTTAAATGGAACTAGAATCCTTGTGAATCCTGGATTTTTTTGGGGCAATAATAATGCTGTGCAATCCGATGATTTTCAGATTTTGGGACTGCCCCAGAATGGTTGTTTTGCAACGTTTGTATCGGTTCCTGAAGAATATATTTACAAAGTTCCTGAGCATTTATCGGATGCAGAAGCTTCTGCATTGCCTTTAGCTGGAATTACAGCTTATCGGGCTTTGTTTTCAAAATGTAAACCTGTAGCAGGTGAAACTATTTTAATTCATGGGATCGGTGGTGGGGTAGCACTTCATGTTTTGCAGTTTGCAGTTGTGTTTGGATTAAAAGTATTTGTAACCTCTTCTGATGATCACAAAATTGAAAAGGCAATACAATTAGGAGCAATTCATGGTGTAAATTATTTACATTCTGATTGGGATGTTGAACTGTTGAAGGAGTCTGGCGGCTTTGATATTATTATAGATAGTGCTGCAGGTATATCATTTCAGAAGTTACTTAATCTTTGTAATGGTGGTGCCAGAATTTGTATTTATGGCGGCACACAAGGTATCATTGATGGATTAAGCCCGCAAAAGATATTTTGGAAGCAATTATCAATCTTTGGGAGCACGATGGGTACACAAAATGAATTTAAAGAAATGTTGGAATTTGTAGAAGCTAATAAATTAGTTTCTATTATAGATAGTATATCTGCCTTTACTGAATTTGAAACAGTATTTAAAAAAATGGAATCTGGAAATCAATTTGGGAAATTAGTACTTAAGATTAAGGAATGA
- a CDS encoding aminotransferase class I/II-fold pyridoxal phosphate-dependent enzyme gives MNSKPFKHLESLCAAEAKIRITTQPHKIPLFASSAFKFESIEDGIEIFKNQPGSHVYTRYGNPTIEAVAQKIANLEVFGSDLAAFGLLTSSGMAAIHLTIQTILKPGDSILTQGNLYGGTTELFNKVFGPQNINIEIIDFGALDNLEQSISNLKVQPVIFIETPTNPTLQCIDILKVCQIVHKYKGLVIVDNTFATPVIQQPILLGADVVIHSTTKFLHGHGVSTGGAIVTSNENLFKAIWETQKLVGSNSNTFDAWLVNIGLKTLVLRMEKQSENALQLAHYLSKHPKINKVHYPGLPNDTNHQLAKQQMEKFGAMLSFEVGSEYQDAINFANRLNHCALAPSLGETDTMVLHPASMSHLKIPKETRLKYGITDNLIRFSVGIENIEDIIDDIEQALA, from the coding sequence ATGAATTCCAAACCATTTAAACATTTAGAATCTCTGTGTGCAGCAGAAGCAAAAATAAGAATTACTACACAACCACACAAAATACCGCTTTTTGCCAGCTCTGCATTTAAATTTGAAAGCATTGAAGATGGCATTGAAATTTTTAAAAATCAGCCAGGTTCTCATGTATATACCCGATATGGAAATCCAACCATTGAAGCGGTTGCACAAAAAATTGCTAATTTAGAAGTTTTTGGTTCAGATTTGGCAGCATTTGGTCTTTTGACTAGTAGTGGCATGGCAGCTATTCATTTAACAATTCAAACAATTTTGAAACCTGGAGATTCGATATTAACTCAAGGAAACCTATATGGTGGGACTACAGAACTTTTCAACAAAGTTTTTGGACCTCAAAATATTAATATAGAAATTATTGACTTTGGAGCTTTAGATAATTTAGAACAATCAATTTCTAATCTAAAGGTACAGCCTGTCATTTTTATTGAAACACCTACGAATCCTACCCTACAATGTATTGACATCCTAAAGGTATGTCAAATCGTTCACAAATATAAAGGTTTGGTTATTGTTGATAACACATTTGCTACCCCCGTAATTCAACAACCTATTCTATTAGGTGCAGATGTTGTAATACATTCAACTACTAAGTTTTTACACGGCCATGGGGTCTCAACAGGTGGCGCCATTGTAACAAGTAATGAAAACTTATTTAAGGCAATATGGGAAACCCAGAAGTTGGTTGGAAGTAATTCAAACACATTTGATGCCTGGCTTGTAAATATCGGATTAAAAACGCTTGTATTACGAATGGAAAAACAATCTGAAAATGCTTTGCAACTAGCACATTATCTTTCAAAACACCCAAAAATTAATAAAGTTCATTATCCAGGCTTACCAAATGATACCAATCATCAACTAGCTAAACAACAAATGGAAAAATTTGGAGCGATGTTAAGTTTTGAAGTTGGTTCTGAATATCAGGATGCAATAAATTTTGCAAATCGATTAAATCATTGTGCTTTGGCTCCATCTTTAGGTGAAACAGATACGATGGTTTTACATCCTGCTTCAATGTCTCATTTAAAAATTCCTAAAGAGACCAGACTGAAATATGGAATAACAGACAACTTAATACGATTTTCAGTAGGAATTGAAAATATAGAAGATATTATTGATGACATTGAACAAGCTTTAGCATAA
- a CDS encoding metallophosphoesterase family protein, translated as MIKIGLLSDTHSYLDPKVFNYFESCDEIWHAGDIGSIQIVDQLKEFKKTQIVFGNIDDHKIRTITKEHELFQAEDFKVLLIHIAGKFGSYNPKVRELIKIEKPGIIVCGHSHILKVAFDQLHQVLYINPGACGKSGFQKVRTLMRFTIDKAEIKDMEVIELNNQ; from the coding sequence ATGATTAAAATAGGATTGTTATCTGATACACATTCTTATTTGGACCCGAAAGTTTTCAATTACTTTGAAAGTTGTGACGAAATTTGGCATGCTGGTGATATTGGATCTATACAAATTGTTGATCAGCTGAAGGAATTTAAAAAAACACAGATCGTTTTTGGAAACATTGATGATCATAAAATCAGAACGATAACAAAAGAACATGAGCTGTTTCAAGCTGAAGATTTTAAAGTATTATTGATACATATTGCAGGAAAATTTGGAAGCTATAATCCAAAGGTGAGAGAACTTATTAAAATTGAAAAACCAGGCATTATTGTTTGTGGTCACTCTCATATTTTAAAAGTGGCTTTTGATCAATTACATCAAGTATTATATATTAATCCTGGAGCATGCGGAAAATCAGGTTTTCAAAAAGTTAGAACTTTAATGCGCTTTACAATTGATAAAGCAGAAATAAAAGATATGGAAGTAATTGAATTAAATAATCAATAA